A genomic region of Xanthocytophaga agilis contains the following coding sequences:
- a CDS encoding LiaF transmembrane domain-containing protein translates to MKNHFYNSHSQSSKFVVGAFLVAFGSVFFLKQLGTILPDWIFKWPMILIIVGLITGAKHQYRYDQGWLIITLIGFIFLTKYIFPDLHIVRFIWPVAIITAGVWIIFGKQSFRREKKDKPYYYSSLEDDETDHATDSTEERLDDVVVFGAIKKTILSKNFRGGEAVAIFGGVELNLVNAEIPNRMELEITQIFGGTKLIIPSNWEVVSEVVTIFGGMEDKRRRLNGSFDKTLVLQGTSIFGGIEIHTYA, encoded by the coding sequence ATGAAAAATCATTTCTATAATTCACATTCTCAGTCAAGCAAGTTTGTTGTGGGTGCTTTCCTAGTTGCTTTCGGATCGGTTTTTTTCCTGAAACAGCTAGGAACTATATTGCCAGACTGGATTTTCAAATGGCCGATGATTCTGATTATTGTAGGATTGATTACAGGAGCAAAACATCAATACCGTTACGATCAGGGATGGCTTATCATAACCCTAATAGGTTTTATATTCCTCACCAAATATATTTTTCCTGATTTACATATAGTCCGGTTTATATGGCCTGTAGCCATTATCACTGCTGGTGTGTGGATTATATTTGGTAAGCAATCTTTCAGAAGAGAAAAAAAGGACAAACCATATTATTATTCTTCGCTGGAAGATGATGAAACGGATCATGCAACTGACAGTACAGAAGAAAGACTTGATGATGTGGTAGTCTTTGGCGCAATAAAGAAAACTATTCTTTCTAAAAATTTCAGAGGAGGAGAAGCTGTTGCCATTTTTGGGGGCGTTGAATTAAATTTGGTAAACGCAGAAATTCCCAATCGGATGGAACTCGAAATCACACAAATCTTTGGTGGTACAAAGCTGATTATTCCTTCCAACTGGGAAGTAGTGTCAGAAGTAGTAACCATCTTCGGTGGTATGGAAGACAAAAGAAGACGACTTAATGGATCTTTTGACAAAACGCTGGTATTGCAGGGAACTTCAATTTTTGGGGGCATAGAAATTCACACCTATGCCTGA
- a CDS encoding intradiol ring-cleavage dioxygenase has protein sequence MERKEFLKKSLALAGIFTMFSQCKKEDEVTPGTVTDSTDTTTCTVTDNETEGPFPTKSPSSYVRKDITDGKTGLPLTVNIYIKNVNNNCAELENAIVDIWHCDTAGNYSEYGGTSMQSTNYTSVHFLRGRQTTDANGLAAFTSIYPGWYSGRAPHIHVHIYNSSGTSLLVTQIAFPEDISSAVYKTTYYTAHGQADTSNASDNIFSDSLDNELATLSGDTTNGYTLTHTIYVKS, from the coding sequence ATGGAACGTAAAGAATTTTTGAAGAAATCTCTTGCACTGGCAGGCATCTTTACGATGTTTTCTCAATGCAAGAAAGAAGATGAGGTAACTCCAGGCACTGTTACTGACTCTACAGATACGACCACCTGTACAGTCACAGACAACGAGACAGAAGGACCATTTCCAACAAAATCTCCATCCAGTTATGTACGTAAGGACATAACAGACGGCAAAACAGGTTTACCTCTTACTGTAAATATTTATATCAAAAATGTTAATAATAACTGTGCAGAACTTGAGAATGCAATAGTTGACATCTGGCATTGTGATACAGCTGGTAACTATTCTGAGTATGGTGGTACCAGTATGCAAAGTACTAATTATACCTCTGTTCACTTTCTGAGAGGACGCCAAACAACTGATGCTAATGGATTAGCAGCCTTTACCAGTATCTATCCTGGCTGGTACAGTGGCAGAGCGCCTCATATTCATGTACATATCTATAACAGCAGTGGAACCTCATTGCTTGTGACACAAATTGCCTTTCCGGAAGACATTTCATCTGCCGTATATAAAACAACCTATTATACAGCTCATGGACAAGCAGACACATCCAATGCATCAGACAATATCTTTAGTGATAGCCTGGACAACGAACTTGCCACGTTAAGTGGAGATACGACGAATGGGTACACACTTACCCATACGATCTATGTAAAATCTTAA
- a CDS encoding sensor histidine kinase — MMRIIVCIGLIIGAFSVLAGQVVNQPADSLRKQLLVAREDTNKVLLYIALGQQYEDSKVDSAIHFFRKAGELSEKIKFVKGTLKYLANYTNVLNRQGKYAESLRLNQKAVAIAQKNNLKLETAKAYANLAASYQYQDEIEKSLDYYLKASSIFEDLKFDTGLYVMYANLCALYGDNLHQYENALLYADKAIVLARKQNNKLGIASVQINKSTVLNRQRKFDEALKALEEGYAIGKEQKNLYLQLVSLSIMGDMHLKRRQYTKIIPVAEEMLKLAKEMGDVEGQSLALGGLASAYLHAKEYQKAKQYAVKSLELSRNNNMRDIWMKKAWLLADIELALGNVKAYEDLSAEADSLDEVVLNEKMRKNIQELEAKYEATKKENRIKQLQKEKEIQILSIRQKNILNYVFIGAISILLVLGFLFYRNTRTQKIISQQTEKLQEQRIRELEQAQQLLAVNSMLQGQEAERSRLAKDLHDGLGGMLSSIKLSLSDMKGDMILSEQNAASFSRAVEQLDDTIRELRRVAHSMMPEALVRFGLVRALQGFCNDLGRSAHLSIDLQTIGLEDRLDSSTEIIVYRIVQELLNNIVKHASATEVLVQIARAENDLNLTVEDNGKGFDTSGSYQGIGLSNIRSRVEYLNGNLEIQSSPGTGTSVNIDFTLKS; from the coding sequence ATGATGCGAATCATTGTTTGTATAGGTCTAATTATAGGAGCATTTTCAGTACTTGCAGGACAGGTGGTTAATCAACCGGCTGACAGTTTGAGGAAGCAACTGTTGGTAGCCCGTGAAGATACAAATAAGGTATTGCTATATATAGCATTGGGCCAACAGTATGAGGATAGTAAAGTAGATTCTGCAATCCATTTTTTTCGAAAAGCAGGTGAACTCAGTGAGAAAATAAAGTTTGTAAAAGGAACACTGAAATATCTGGCTAACTATACCAATGTATTAAATAGGCAGGGCAAATACGCCGAATCGCTAAGACTTAATCAGAAGGCAGTTGCTATTGCACAAAAAAACAATCTGAAACTGGAAACAGCCAAGGCTTACGCAAACCTTGCTGCTAGTTACCAATATCAGGATGAAATTGAAAAAAGTCTTGACTATTATCTAAAAGCTAGTTCTATTTTCGAAGATCTAAAATTTGATACAGGGTTATATGTTATGTACGCCAACCTGTGCGCATTATATGGCGATAATCTCCATCAATATGAAAATGCACTCTTGTATGCAGATAAAGCTATTGTCCTTGCCAGAAAGCAGAATAATAAGCTTGGTATTGCTTCTGTACAGATTAATAAAAGTACAGTATTAAATAGGCAGCGAAAATTTGATGAAGCGTTAAAAGCGTTGGAAGAAGGATACGCTATTGGAAAAGAACAGAAAAATTTATATCTGCAATTGGTTTCGCTTTCAATAATGGGCGATATGCACTTAAAACGAAGACAATACACCAAAATTATTCCTGTTGCTGAAGAAATGTTGAAGCTGGCTAAGGAAATGGGAGATGTTGAAGGACAATCTCTTGCATTAGGTGGATTAGCCTCTGCTTATCTTCATGCCAAGGAATACCAAAAGGCAAAGCAATATGCTGTAAAGTCGCTGGAGTTGAGTCGGAATAATAATATGAGAGACATCTGGATGAAGAAAGCATGGTTACTTGCTGACATTGAATTGGCCTTAGGTAATGTGAAAGCCTATGAAGATCTTTCAGCAGAAGCCGATTCTTTGGATGAAGTAGTTCTGAATGAAAAGATGCGAAAGAATATCCAGGAGCTGGAGGCAAAATATGAAGCAACAAAGAAAGAAAACCGAATCAAACAATTGCAGAAAGAGAAGGAAATTCAGATTTTAAGTATTCGCCAAAAGAATATTCTCAACTATGTATTTATTGGGGCTATTAGTATACTACTTGTCCTAGGATTCTTATTTTACAGAAATACCCGTACTCAAAAAATAATATCTCAACAAACTGAAAAATTGCAGGAACAACGTATTCGGGAATTAGAGCAAGCACAACAGTTGCTGGCTGTAAACTCGATGCTTCAAGGTCAGGAGGCAGAACGTAGTCGTCTGGCCAAAGATCTGCATGATGGATTGGGGGGAATGTTATCCAGTATTAAACTATCTCTCAGTGATATGAAAGGAGACATGATTCTTTCGGAACAGAATGCAGCCAGCTTCTCCAGAGCTGTTGAGCAACTGGACGATACAATTCGAGAACTGCGACGCGTGGCGCACAGCATGATGCCAGAAGCGTTGGTACGTTTTGGACTGGTACGTGCCTTACAGGGATTCTGCAATGATTTAGGTAGATCCGCACATTTATCAATTGACTTACAGACTATAGGTTTGGAAGATCGACTCGATTCCAGTACTGAAATCATTGTGTATCGGATTGTACAGGAATTATTAAACAATATTGTAAAACATGCCAGTGCAACAGAAGTACTCGTACAAATTGCACGAGCAGAAAACGATCTGAATCTGACTGTAGAAGATAATGGCAAAGGCTTTGATACTTCAGGATCTTATCAGGGAATTGGATTGTCCAATATCCGGTCACGGGTAGAATATCTGAATGGAAATCTGGAAATTCAGTCTTCTCCGGGAACTGGTACTTCTGTGAATATTGATTTTACATTGAAATCATAA
- a CDS encoding ferritin-like domain-containing protein: MNLFKIIKDIEKVDAEVYDRLDSRRGMFKSVGKWGGRIAAASVPFMLGGMLKKAYGQTSNNSAIIEILNYALTLEYLENEFYAMGLAASGLIPADRKAIFQQIGKHEAAHVTFLTTAIQSLQGTPATKPTFDFTADGTYSDVFSNYQTFLALSQAFEDTGVRAYKGQAGNLISNNDVLTAALQIHSVEARHAAMVRRLRAQKGWINGKDSGGTVDAIYTGEDNTTQGGVNLTTLGYSAAAISQAFDEPLTKDQVLPVASLFIKS, from the coding sequence ATGAATTTATTCAAAATTATTAAAGACATAGAGAAAGTCGATGCAGAAGTATATGATCGGCTGGATTCCCGACGTGGCATGTTTAAAAGTGTAGGAAAGTGGGGTGGGCGTATAGCTGCTGCTTCTGTACCGTTTATGTTGGGGGGTATGTTGAAAAAAGCTTACGGACAGACTTCCAATAATTCTGCTATTATTGAAATACTAAATTATGCCTTAACACTGGAATACCTGGAAAATGAGTTTTATGCAATGGGGCTTGCTGCCAGTGGGTTGATTCCTGCCGATAGAAAGGCGATTTTCCAACAGATAGGAAAGCATGAAGCTGCTCACGTTACCTTTTTGACAACTGCTATTCAGAGTTTACAAGGTACACCTGCTACTAAGCCAACATTCGATTTTACCGCAGATGGTACCTATTCTGATGTTTTCTCAAATTATCAGACTTTTCTGGCATTGTCACAGGCTTTTGAAGATACAGGAGTACGTGCTTATAAAGGTCAGGCTGGCAATCTTATTTCCAATAATGATGTATTAACAGCTGCCTTACAGATTCATTCGGTAGAAGCCCGCCATGCTGCAATGGTACGCAGACTTCGTGCACAGAAAGGATGGATAAATGGGAAAGATAGTGGAGGCACAGTAGATGCCATCTATACAGGAGAAGACAATACTACACAAGGTGGAGTAAATTTAACAACATTGGGATATTCAGCTGCTGCTATAAGTCAGGCTTTTGATGAACCATTGACAAAAGATCAAGTGCTTCCTGTTGCCTCATTGTTTATTAAAAGCTAA
- a CDS encoding sensor histidine kinase, whose amino-acid sequence MQLVPLSDRRITVLFLISWILLASIQVYSILNAGFTWKDALTDAVTTNILLFITCLIVSNSLRYYRPATRTTIYLLSICLIYTSIALVINHHLLVYLLDNRSDYLTFVSQTLPLRSGVAFLIICWMTFVNVLWQSLQERMEEDKRKADTETLAREAELFKLRQQLQPHFLFNSLNSISALIGSRPGEARQMIYQLSDFLRGTLKKEENQWVSLAEELQHLQLYLSIEKVRFGHRLNTEIECIPECSALQLPPLLLQPIVENAIKFGLYDVIGTVTITIKASVIDNILEIEVKNPFDPETTPPRSGTGFGLSSIKRRLYLLFARNDLLQTHTTQNIFTTLIRIPQP is encoded by the coding sequence ATGCAACTAGTTCCTTTGTCAGACCGTCGTATTACTGTTTTATTTCTTATAAGTTGGATTTTACTGGCCTCTATACAGGTTTATTCTATCCTGAATGCTGGTTTTACCTGGAAGGACGCTCTGACAGATGCAGTTACAACAAACATACTTCTTTTTATAACCTGCCTGATTGTAAGTAATAGCCTGCGCTATTATCGTCCGGCAACAAGAACAACCATATACCTGTTGAGCATATGCTTGATCTATACAAGCATTGCATTAGTAATAAACCATCATCTACTTGTTTATTTGCTCGATAATCGTTCAGACTATCTGACTTTCGTTTCTCAAACACTTCCTCTTCGTTCAGGAGTAGCATTTCTTATTATTTGCTGGATGACTTTTGTAAATGTATTATGGCAATCACTACAGGAACGAATGGAGGAAGACAAACGCAAAGCAGATACAGAAACACTAGCTCGGGAAGCAGAATTATTCAAACTGCGACAGCAACTACAGCCTCATTTTCTGTTTAACAGTCTGAATTCGATTAGTGCGTTGATAGGCAGTCGGCCGGGAGAAGCTCGCCAGATGATTTATCAACTTTCAGACTTTTTAAGAGGTACATTAAAAAAAGAAGAGAATCAATGGGTTAGTCTGGCAGAAGAATTACAACATCTGCAATTGTATCTCTCTATTGAAAAAGTACGGTTTGGCCACAGACTCAACACAGAAATAGAATGTATTCCAGAATGTTCAGCGTTACAGTTGCCTCCACTCTTATTACAACCTATTGTAGAAAATGCAATAAAATTCGGATTATATGATGTCATTGGAACTGTAACCATTACCATAAAAGCTAGTGTAATAGATAACATTCTCGAAATTGAAGTAAAAAATCCATTCGATCCGGAAACGACACCACCCAGATCAGGTACTGGATTTGGCCTTAGTAGTATAAAACGTCGGCTGTATTTATTATTTGCTCGAAATGATCTTCTACAGACACACACTACACAAAATATATTTACAACTCTTATTCGCATTCCTCAACCATGA
- a CDS encoding response regulator transcription factor, whose amino-acid sequence MEKIKVFLIDDHPMIIEGLKSSLSNTDTVDVVGAAINAFEGITFLKNNQVEVVLLDINLPDINGVEVCGKIRNEFPDVRIIALTTFNQYDYISEMMQSGASGYVLKNATRDELVEAIHAVKANKKYFSAEVTETLLQRSGDTANKIPKLTRREKEILALVAQGLTNQEIADKLFISILTVISHRKNLLTKFEVTNTAALISFAMKHQLL is encoded by the coding sequence ATGGAAAAAATCAAGGTCTTTCTGATTGACGATCATCCAATGATTATTGAAGGACTGAAAAGTTCACTCAGTAATACAGACACAGTAGATGTGGTTGGTGCTGCAATCAATGCGTTTGAAGGTATAACCTTTCTGAAGAATAATCAGGTTGAGGTTGTTTTACTGGACATCAATCTGCCGGACATTAATGGAGTAGAAGTATGCGGAAAAATCAGAAATGAATTTCCTGATGTCAGAATTATTGCCCTGACCACTTTCAATCAGTATGATTACATTAGTGAAATGATGCAAAGTGGAGCATCCGGATATGTACTTAAAAATGCTACGCGGGATGAATTGGTAGAAGCTATCCATGCTGTCAAAGCCAATAAGAAATACTTCAGTGCAGAGGTGACAGAGACATTGTTGCAACGTTCCGGTGATACTGCCAATAAAATTCCTAAACTGACGCGACGGGAAAAGGAAATTCTTGCATTGGTAGCACAGGGGTTAACCAATCAGGAAATTGCAGATAAGCTTTTTATCAGCATACTAACAGTAATAAGTCACCGAAAAAACCTGCTTACCAAATTTGAAGTAACCAATACGGCTGCTCTGATAAGTTTTGCCATGAAGCATCAGTTATTATAG
- a CDS encoding CGNR zinc finger domain-containing protein, with product MEKTIETIALHGGILCLDFVNTVYAWIPERKGEFLYGFDDLVRFAKRHTIISEEEQPLVLEREKGRQAIYDKAVVLRDLIYELFSQYITERKVSESVLGKFNHFLTEARTHLRLEYTETGFQQILAVQNKENEKILWTIILSVADTLISDKLSRIKRCGSCGWLFLDTSKNSSRRWCDMQVCGSQIKAKNYYHRMKDKQM from the coding sequence ATGGAAAAAACAATTGAAACAATTGCTCTACATGGAGGAATACTTTGTCTGGACTTTGTAAATACAGTATATGCTTGGATACCTGAACGGAAGGGTGAGTTTCTCTATGGGTTTGATGATCTGGTTCGTTTTGCAAAGCGTCACACTATTATTTCAGAAGAAGAACAACCTCTGGTGTTGGAGAGGGAGAAGGGGAGACAAGCTATTTATGATAAAGCCGTTGTATTACGAGATCTTATTTATGAACTGTTTAGCCAATATATAACCGAAAGAAAGGTTTCTGAATCTGTTTTGGGAAAATTTAATCATTTTTTGACAGAGGCTCGTACTCATTTACGACTAGAATATACAGAAACAGGTTTTCAACAGATTTTGGCTGTCCAAAATAAGGAAAATGAGAAAATCTTATGGACTATTATACTTTCAGTTGCAGATACCCTAATCTCTGACAAACTATCACGTATCAAGCGTTGTGGTTCGTGTGGGTGGTTGTTTCTGGATACAAGTAAAAACAGTAGTCGACGGTGGTGTGATATGCAGGTGTGTGGCAGCCAGATTAAAGCTAAAAACTACTATCATCGTATGAAAGATAAACAGATGTAA
- a CDS encoding ferritin-like domain-containing protein, with protein sequence MSKIIIPEIQESHMQTKGMLTPMGRGSFLKYLGASAALTALVLTGCKDDDDDMTIQGVNLGSGDTGILNYAYALEQLEAAFYSQVISSKYSGMSSAEQEILTEIRDHELVHRDFFKAALGSNAIGSLQVDFSSIDFSSRTAVLGAAKVFEDLGVSAYNGAGKLLQSADFLLIAGKIVSVEARHAAAIRDLLNPNSADFAGDDIVTASNGLDAAKAPSDVLTAAKSYIKNTINASNLPQS encoded by the coding sequence ATGTCCAAAATCATCATTCCTGAAATACAGGAAAGCCACATGCAAACAAAGGGTATGCTTACGCCTATGGGCAGAGGTTCTTTTTTAAAGTACCTGGGTGCATCTGCGGCACTGACAGCTCTTGTCCTCACCGGATGTAAAGACGATGACGACGATATGACCATTCAAGGAGTAAACCTGGGCAGTGGAGATACTGGAATTTTAAATTATGCCTATGCATTGGAGCAGCTGGAAGCTGCATTCTATTCCCAAGTGATTAGTTCCAAATATTCTGGTATGAGTTCTGCAGAACAGGAAATTCTGACAGAAATTCGTGATCATGAATTAGTGCATCGTGACTTTTTTAAGGCCGCTCTGGGATCTAATGCTATTGGAAGCCTGCAGGTAGACTTTAGTTCTATTGACTTTAGTTCACGTACAGCTGTATTAGGTGCTGCCAAAGTATTTGAAGATTTAGGAGTATCCGCTTATAATGGAGCTGGTAAGCTACTCCAGAGTGCAGATTTTTTGCTGATAGCTGGAAAAATAGTTTCTGTGGAAGCACGTCATGCTGCTGCAATCCGGGATCTGTTAAATCCTAATTCGGCCGACTTTGCCGGAGATGACATTGTAACAGCATCCAATGGGTTGGACGCCGCCAAAGCACCGTCTGATGTATTAACGGCTGCAAAGTCTTACATCAAGAATACAATCAATGCAAGTAATCTTCCTCAAAGCTAA
- a CDS encoding hemolysin family protein, translated as MLLDILLTLFLVLLNGFFVAAEFAIVKVRSSRIEVLAESGSKTALMAKKIISQMDSYLSATQLGITIASLALGWVGESVVAEIVIACFDLLHIQVNPAMAHSIAVPTSFTLITILHIVFGELAPKSLAIQRSEATTLAVAYPLYGFFVVGRPIIWLLNGLANFIIRLFGIEPAAEQEVHSPEELLYLVEQGTETGLVEKTNYEIIRNAFDFSDRTARQIMVPRTQISALNIDADAEEIEKIIDEGYSRIPVYEETIDNIIGVLNIKDLLIAMRKDPQVSIRSLLRPAIFVPESKKVGDLLSDLQRQHVHLVVVLNEYGGTNGIISMEDIVEELVGDIQDEYDIETPIVEHTGNNVYLVAGNTSVSDVNEFIPEALPESKEYESIGGLIISKLERLPAQEETLIIDNYKITVVQMKQNQIVQVQLEWIEEGHENDTTE; from the coding sequence GTGCTTCTTGATATACTCTTAACATTATTTTTAGTCCTATTAAATGGATTTTTTGTTGCTGCTGAATTTGCCATTGTAAAAGTCAGATCATCCCGCATTGAAGTGCTGGCCGAATCAGGTAGTAAGACAGCCTTAATGGCAAAGAAAATAATAAGCCAGATGGACTCGTATCTCTCAGCTACTCAACTAGGAATTACTATAGCTAGTCTGGCCCTTGGTTGGGTAGGAGAAAGTGTGGTAGCAGAAATTGTAATTGCATGTTTTGATTTGCTTCATATTCAGGTTAATCCAGCTATGGCTCATAGCATTGCAGTGCCAACATCTTTCACACTTATCACTATTCTACATATAGTATTTGGAGAATTGGCTCCAAAATCTCTGGCTATCCAACGATCTGAAGCCACTACCCTGGCTGTTGCCTATCCCTTATATGGATTCTTTGTTGTAGGACGCCCTATCATCTGGTTACTAAATGGCCTTGCCAATTTCATTATACGTTTATTTGGGATTGAACCTGCAGCAGAACAGGAAGTACACAGCCCGGAAGAACTATTGTATCTGGTTGAACAGGGAACAGAAACAGGACTGGTCGAAAAAACAAACTATGAAATCATCCGCAATGCATTCGACTTCTCAGATCGTACCGCACGCCAGATTATGGTGCCCCGTACCCAGATCAGTGCTTTAAATATTGATGCAGATGCCGAAGAAATTGAAAAGATCATTGATGAAGGTTACTCCCGGATTCCTGTATATGAAGAAACGATTGATAATATCATAGGAGTTCTAAATATAAAAGATCTCTTGATTGCCATGCGCAAAGATCCGCAGGTAAGCATTCGTAGCCTGTTACGACCCGCTATCTTTGTACCAGAATCCAAGAAGGTTGGTGATCTGCTTAGCGACCTTCAGCGTCAACATGTTCATCTGGTTGTGGTATTGAATGAATACGGTGGTACCAATGGTATTATCTCCATGGAAGATATTGTCGAAGAATTGGTTGGAGATATTCAGGATGAATATGATATAGAAACGCCAATAGTAGAACATACAGGCAACAATGTTTACCTAGTAGCAGGTAATACTTCTGTTAGTGATGTCAATGAATTTATACCGGAAGCTCTTCCAGAAAGCAAAGAATATGAAAGTATTGGTGGACTGATTATTTCCAAACTGGAACGCTTACCAGCACAGGAAGAAACTCTTATCATAGATAATTACAAGATTACGGTTGTGCAGATGAAACAGAATCAGATTGTACAGGTTCAGTTAGAGTGGATTGAAGAAGGTCATGAAAATGATACAACTGAATAA
- a CDS encoding LytR/AlgR family response regulator transcription factor, which produces MKRAIIIDDEPLARMIILEYLQDYPQIEVVQECNDGFEGIKAIQQHRPDLVFLDIQMPKINGFEMLELVDQPPSIIFTTAFDSYAIKAFDAHAIDYLLKPFSKERFDKALQRWIEQPATPEKIQGTSALLETASQLPNQQDRLVVKTGNNIRIIPTHEVLYLEADDDYVKIHTHAGVFLKSQTMQHFENVLDSQQFVRIHRSYIVQVQQITRIDPYQKDTYTAILKSGAKIPVSRTGYGKLKIVLGI; this is translated from the coding sequence ATGAAACGTGCCATTATTATAGATGATGAACCTTTAGCCCGCATGATCATTCTGGAATATCTGCAGGACTATCCACAGATTGAAGTTGTTCAGGAATGTAATGATGGATTTGAAGGTATAAAAGCCATTCAGCAACACCGACCTGACCTGGTATTTCTCGACATCCAAATGCCTAAAATCAATGGATTTGAGATGCTGGAACTAGTGGATCAACCACCTTCTATTATTTTCACAACAGCATTTGATTCCTATGCCATCAAAGCTTTTGATGCCCATGCTATAGATTATCTGCTAAAACCATTTTCCAAAGAACGTTTTGATAAAGCGCTGCAAAGATGGATCGAGCAGCCTGCTACTCCGGAAAAAATACAAGGTACATCAGCATTACTCGAAACAGCTTCGCAGCTTCCCAATCAGCAAGATCGTCTGGTTGTAAAAACGGGTAATAACATTCGTATTATACCTACTCATGAGGTATTATATCTGGAAGCAGATGATGATTATGTGAAGATTCATACCCATGCAGGGGTTTTTCTAAAAAGCCAAACAATGCAACACTTTGAAAATGTGCTGGATAGCCAGCAGTTTGTACGTATACACCGCTCTTATATTGTACAGGTACAGCAAATTACCCGCATTGATCCCTATCAAAAAGATACATATACAGCGATACTTAAATCCGGGGCTAAAATTCCTGTGAGTCGTACTGGTTATGGGAAACTAAAAATAGTACTGGGTATATGA
- a CDS encoding DUF4288 domain-containing protein, which translates to MNWYKATIVFRVIGQDAQVPLAKKLCIIHAFDQQEARQKANSIGYTQQDCFLDLKQQWVQWQFSHVADLTLVGKLATSLQWSSHVTAKNQLNDYYSSHSCQVISQSNQYFFWYRTYIKCIQAVSGVFRYLSQSLHRKIVRYLI; encoded by the coding sequence ATGAACTGGTATAAAGCCACCATTGTATTTCGTGTTATTGGTCAGGATGCTCAGGTTCCGTTGGCAAAAAAACTATGTATCATACATGCCTTCGATCAGCAAGAAGCTCGCCAGAAAGCCAATTCTATTGGTTATACTCAGCAGGATTGCTTTCTGGATCTGAAACAACAGTGGGTGCAATGGCAATTTAGCCATGTTGCAGACCTAACCTTAGTAGGAAAGCTCGCAACTTCATTGCAATGGTCTTCTCATGTTACAGCAAAAAACCAACTGAATGATTATTATTCATCACATTCCTGCCAGGTCATTAGCCAATCAAATCAATATTTTTTCTGGTATCGGACCTATATAAAGTGTATTCAGGCTGTTTCAGGCGTCTTCCGTTATCTTAGTCAATCTCTACACAGAAAAATTGTACGCTATCTGATTTGA